In Pseudomonadota bacterium, a single genomic region encodes these proteins:
- a CDS encoding EthD family reductase: MPMRDGLSSEYAMSFEAFEKLYHEEHVPMIVEKLVGKTRFVATKVVATPDGTPPPFYRIAEIHFPSLEALQACAQSAGGKETLAHAGEISSGGAPTFLLAEEQTFFFGSGPVWDRLRAFISRQ, encoded by the coding sequence ATGCCGATGCGCGATGGACTCTCCTCCGAATACGCCATGAGCTTCGAGGCATTTGAGAAGCTTTATCACGAAGAGCATGTGCCGATGATCGTGGAAAAGCTCGTCGGCAAGACGCGGTTTGTAGCGACTAAAGTTGTAGCAACTCCGGATGGGACGCCGCCACCGTTTTATCGGATCGCCGAGATCCATTTCCCGTCCCTGGAAGCCTTGCAAGCCTGTGCGCAATCCGCGGGTGGCAAAGAAACTCTTGCCCATGCCGGCGAAATCTCGAGTGGTGGCGCGCCGACTTTCCTGCTCGCGGAGGAACAAACGTTTTTTTTTGGCAGCGGTCCCGTTTGGGACCGACTAAGAGCGTTTATTTCGCGCCAATAG